Proteins encoded together in one Thermogemmatispora onikobensis window:
- a CDS encoding FAD-dependent oxidoreductase has translation MSNDTTVVIGAGPYGLSIGAYLRGRDQPTLVFGRTMEFWQQMPTGFHLKSVWSASTLFDPDGRYSLDGYCAATGTPRQEPLPITLFLNYCCWFQRQAVPDVDPTYITRLAREGETFAIELADGRSLKARRVVVASGIAPFCYVPEFARHLPPELASHTQAHRDFSNFANREVVVVGRGQSALECAALLHEAGASVELIARGPVIWINRALYHRTGPARRIFYPPSDVGPPGLNWLVASPLLFRLFPEKTRYALDRRAVRPAGAEWLRPRVEGHVRITDTAEVVKATPRGERLELALSDGSTRLVDHLFLGTGYRPNIHKLTYLDEALRTQILARDGYPVLNEWFESSVPRLHFAGALANHSFGPICRFVAGAKIPARQILRCVQRDRRFV, from the coding sequence GTGAGCAACGACACCACAGTCGTCATCGGCGCCGGACCATATGGGCTTTCGATCGGCGCTTACCTCAGGGGGCGCGACCAGCCCACCCTGGTCTTTGGCCGCACCATGGAGTTTTGGCAGCAAATGCCCACTGGCTTTCACCTGAAGTCGGTCTGGAGCGCTTCGACACTCTTCGACCCGGATGGCCGCTATAGCCTGGATGGCTATTGCGCCGCTACTGGCACGCCACGTCAGGAGCCGCTGCCGATCACGCTCTTTCTAAACTATTGCTGCTGGTTTCAGCGCCAGGCAGTTCCCGATGTAGACCCGACGTATATCACCAGGCTGGCCCGCGAGGGCGAAACATTCGCGATTGAGCTGGCAGATGGCCGCTCTCTGAAGGCGAGGCGCGTTGTGGTCGCCAGCGGGATCGCCCCATTCTGCTACGTGCCTGAGTTCGCTCGTCACCTGCCGCCCGAGCTAGCTTCCCATACGCAGGCCCATCGCGATTTCTCCAACTTTGCGAACCGCGAGGTAGTTGTGGTTGGACGCGGCCAGAGCGCCCTGGAGTGCGCTGCCCTGCTCCACGAGGCCGGCGCCAGCGTGGAGCTGATCGCTCGCGGCCCAGTGATTTGGATTAACCGCGCGCTTTACCACCGCACCGGTCCCGCCCGCCGCATCTTCTATCCCCCCAGCGATGTCGGACCCCCGGGTCTCAACTGGCTGGTCGCCTCGCCGTTGCTCTTCCGCCTCTTCCCGGAGAAGACACGCTATGCCCTCGACCGTCGCGCGGTCCGACCAGCTGGGGCAGAGTGGCTGCGCCCACGGGTAGAGGGCCATGTCCGTATCACAGATACGGCGGAGGTCGTGAAGGCCACTCCTCGCGGTGAGCGCCTGGAGCTGGCACTCAGTGACGGGAGTACACGCCTGGTCGACCACCTGTTCCTGGGGACTGGCTATCGCCCGAATATTCATAAGCTGACGTACCTTGATGAGGCCCTGCGGACGCAGATTCTGGCACGGGATGGCTATCCGGTGCTCAATGAGTGGTTTGAGTCGTCGGTCCCCCGCCTCCACTTCGCTGGTGCGCTGGCTAACCACAGCTTCGGGCCGATTTGCCGCTTCGTGGCCGGGGCGAAAATCCCCGCCCGCCAGATCTTGCGCTGCGTCCAGCGCGACCGCCGCTTCGTCTAG
- a CDS encoding carboxylate--amine ligase — MPDRAAERGEKRLPPALILGSDFKALGVARRLGRRGIACTVLDAVPRSAWFSRYTRRRIRWSGSLGDEALLTFLLSSGPTSNLQGAVLFPMQDEAVELISRHHTKLARLYRLTTPPWEVARWALDKRLTYRMAQELEVPAPRTWYPTDEQALLDLDLQFPVIVKPAISVHLQYTLRLKALEARSHAELLSAYRQARTVLEADEILLQELIPGGGQLQYSLGAFCENGQLLYALTARRRRQYPIDYGLGSSFVEAVEVPALYPLAEKLLRFMGASGMIEVEFKLDPRDGLYKLLDINLRPWGWHSLCVACGLDLPYLQYCQATGQTAHPPGPVRYGVRWLRLLTDLPAGLQEIRAGLTSPLAYLRSLLGPTTFSVFSLTDPLPAIGDLLVALLRLSHLQASHPTPISSPPPTSAQETAPPTR; from the coding sequence ATGCCTGATAGAGCTGCTGAGAGGGGGGAGAAGAGGCTCCCCCCCGCCCTGATCCTGGGAAGCGATTTCAAAGCTCTGGGAGTTGCTCGCCGCTTGGGCCGCCGGGGCATCGCTTGCACGGTGCTCGATGCCGTACCGCGCTCAGCCTGGTTCTCACGCTATACGCGCCGGCGCATTCGCTGGTCCGGCTCTCTCGGCGATGAGGCGCTGTTGACGTTCTTGCTCTCATCCGGTCCCACTAGCAACCTGCAGGGCGCAGTCCTCTTCCCTATGCAGGATGAGGCTGTCGAGCTGATTAGCCGCCACCATACGAAGCTGGCTCGCCTTTATCGGCTCACAACTCCACCCTGGGAGGTGGCTCGCTGGGCCCTCGATAAACGCCTGACTTATCGCATGGCTCAGGAGCTGGAGGTCCCCGCCCCACGCACGTGGTACCCCACCGATGAGCAGGCCCTGCTAGACCTCGACCTCCAGTTTCCTGTGATCGTGAAGCCGGCCATCTCGGTCCATCTGCAATATACGTTGCGCCTGAAGGCCCTGGAAGCACGAAGCCACGCTGAGCTGCTAAGCGCCTATCGCCAGGCCCGCACAGTCCTGGAGGCCGATGAGATCTTGCTTCAGGAGCTTATCCCCGGTGGAGGCCAGCTTCAGTATTCGCTGGGCGCTTTCTGTGAGAACGGCCAGCTCCTCTATGCGTTGACCGCCCGCCGCCGCCGCCAATATCCAATCGATTATGGCCTTGGCTCTAGCTTCGTAGAGGCTGTCGAGGTCCCGGCCCTCTACCCTTTAGCCGAGAAGCTCCTCCGCTTCATGGGCGCAAGCGGCATGATCGAGGTCGAGTTTAAGCTCGATCCCCGCGATGGCCTCTACAAGCTGCTCGATATCAATCTGCGGCCTTGGGGCTGGCACTCGCTCTGCGTGGCCTGCGGCCTGGACCTGCCCTATCTGCAGTATTGCCAGGCCACCGGCCAGACCGCCCATCCCCCTGGCCCTGTTCGCTACGGCGTTCGCTGGCTGCGCCTCCTGACCGACCTGCCCGCCGGCCTCCAGGAGATACGTGCCGGCCTCACCAGCCCTCTCGCTTACCTCCGTTCACTGCTCGGCCCCACAACCTTCTCTGTCTTTTCTTTGACCGATCCTTTGCCCGCCATCGGCGATTTGCTCGTCGCCCTGCTGCGCCTCAGCCACCTCCAGGCTTCCCATCCCACCCCCATCTCCTCACCCCCCCCCACCAGCGCCCAAGAGACAGCTCCCCCAACACGCTAG
- a CDS encoding glycosyl hydrolase family 18 protein yields MRRQERLLQFGIAVALLCSGLAALLYSHPLQVRGATVITTPTNVHVVATGPQSITLSWSPSTDNSGTGDVPAYYVYNGSNIVATSMGTAVTISSLLPSTNYTFTVQAYDKDGNTSAPSAPITASTQAASAPTYQKIAYFDQWSIYGNAYYPSTVDTSGAASRLTTIIYAFENIDPTNLTCFEAIKASDSSNESNPNAGDGAGDAFADYQKSYSSTNSVDGSSDSYSQPIKGNFNQLRELKAKYPNLKILLSIGGWTYSKYFSDVAATASSRQKFVSSCITMFIKGNLPTGIGGDPSGGPAAAAGIFDGFDIDWEYPGVLGHVGNHYGPQDKANFTLLLQEFRSELDAYGASIGKHFTLTAAVPSGQDKIMQIQTDQIGNYLDYADVMTYDMHGAWESSGPTNFQDPLYNSSQDPSAPIPPGQAKYNIDTSIQAWTSGLSAYSIPGGFPASKLVMGFPFYYRGWTGVPAGSTHGLYQSATGASPSFSYSQTPGIAFYKELAAAGLTSNASVNFFDPTTQASWIYDGTNFYTGDTPQSIAAKTTYIKNKGLAGAMMFSLEDEDAADTLLNAIVTGLGGSPNPGPTPTPTPTPTATATPRPTSTPIPTPTPTAAPTATPTPSPTPTSPPSGSNLVANPGFESGSLAPWTCDTGDTVVSSPVHSGSYALRLAPTSSTTGQCTQTISVQPNHTYTLSAYVNGPYAYLGISGGASNWTSSSSYTLLSVSFTTGASTTAVTIYVHGWYLQGNVYVDDVSLH; encoded by the coding sequence ATGAGACGACAGGAAAGACTCTTGCAGTTTGGAATAGCGGTGGCTCTACTCTGCTCGGGTCTGGCCGCTCTACTCTACTCTCACCCGCTCCAGGTACGGGGCGCTACGGTGATCACCACACCGACCAATGTCCACGTGGTTGCTACCGGGCCGCAATCGATCACCCTGTCCTGGTCGCCATCAACTGACAACTCCGGCACCGGTGATGTGCCGGCCTACTACGTCTACAATGGCAGCAACATCGTTGCCACCTCGATGGGGACGGCAGTGACTATTAGCTCGCTGCTACCCTCGACGAACTATACGTTCACTGTTCAGGCTTACGACAAGGACGGCAACACCTCAGCACCCAGCGCTCCGATTACGGCTTCCACTCAGGCAGCCAGTGCTCCAACTTACCAGAAAATCGCCTACTTTGATCAGTGGAGCATCTACGGCAATGCGTACTATCCCTCGACCGTTGATACATCAGGAGCCGCCTCACGCCTCACCACGATTATCTATGCTTTCGAGAACATCGACCCCACAAATCTGACCTGCTTCGAGGCGATCAAGGCGTCTGACTCTAGCAATGAGAGCAACCCCAACGCCGGGGACGGGGCAGGCGATGCTTTTGCAGACTATCAGAAGAGCTATAGCAGCACGAACTCCGTCGACGGCAGCTCGGACTCCTACAGTCAGCCGATTAAGGGCAACTTCAATCAGCTTCGCGAGCTGAAGGCCAAATATCCCAACTTGAAGATTTTGCTCTCCATCGGCGGCTGGACCTATTCGAAGTACTTCTCCGATGTGGCTGCAACGGCCTCCTCACGGCAGAAGTTCGTCAGCTCCTGCATCACTATGTTCATCAAGGGCAATCTGCCCACCGGCATCGGAGGCGACCCATCAGGTGGCCCTGCTGCCGCTGCTGGGATCTTCGACGGCTTCGATATTGACTGGGAGTACCCCGGTGTCCTGGGCCACGTCGGTAACCACTACGGCCCCCAGGATAAAGCCAACTTCACGCTCCTGCTCCAGGAGTTCCGTAGTGAGCTTGACGCCTACGGGGCAAGCATCGGTAAGCATTTTACACTGACAGCGGCTGTTCCTTCGGGACAGGATAAGATTATGCAGATCCAGACCGATCAGATCGGGAATTATCTGGATTACGCCGACGTCATGACCTACGATATGCATGGAGCCTGGGAAAGCAGCGGCCCTACGAATTTCCAGGACCCGCTTTATAACTCCTCGCAAGATCCTTCGGCTCCTATCCCTCCCGGTCAGGCCAAGTATAATATCGATACGTCCATTCAGGCCTGGACAAGCGGACTCTCGGCCTACAGTATTCCTGGCGGCTTCCCTGCCAGCAAGCTGGTGATGGGTTTTCCCTTCTACTACCGCGGCTGGACAGGCGTACCCGCCGGCAGCACACATGGTCTCTACCAGTCCGCTACCGGCGCTTCACCATCCTTCTCCTACAGCCAGACCCCAGGTATCGCTTTCTACAAGGAGCTGGCCGCCGCCGGTTTGACCAGCAACGCGAGCGTGAACTTCTTCGATCCGACTACTCAGGCCTCCTGGATCTACGACGGCACCAATTTCTACACGGGCGACACGCCGCAGTCGATTGCCGCGAAAACGACCTATATTAAAAACAAGGGCCTGGCCGGCGCCATGATGTTCTCCCTGGAGGACGAGGACGCAGCCGATACGCTGCTAAATGCCATCGTTACTGGTCTGGGAGGCAGCCCGAACCCTGGTCCGACACCAACGCCCACACCAACGCCGACCGCGACCGCGACTCCCAGGCCGACCAGTACCCCCATACCAACGCCTACACCTACCGCGGCGCCGACAGCTACTCCCACTCCTAGCCCAACCCCAACTTCTCCCCCGTCTGGCTCTAATCTGGTTGCGAATCCTGGCTTCGAGAGCGGCTCACTGGCACCCTGGACCTGTGACACGGGCGATACGGTCGTTTCCTCACCTGTCCATAGTGGCTCTTACGCTCTGCGACTGGCTCCAACCAGTTCGACGACAGGCCAGTGCACTCAGACTATCAGCGTTCAGCCTAACCATACATATACGCTGAGCGCTTACGTCAATGGTCCCTATGCCTACCTGGGCATCAGCGGAGGAGCGAGCAACTGGACCAGCAGCAGCAGCTATACGCTGCTTTCCGTTTCCTTCACTACGGGCGCCTCAACAACCGCTGTCACGATCTATGTACATGGTTGGTACTTGCAGGGGAACGTCTACGTAGACGACGTCTCGCTTCACTAG
- a CDS encoding chitinase, with product MTSLRAFRKSRPPTPTRRAWLLVAAAFLVACLAAAAFSFQHQQRPAQAATSPGPAWYNAAPYVMPLANNPPSLSTVMAATGARVFTLAFIVADNGCTPAWEADSGLIDVAADSQAGPMINAVRAAGGDVVVSFGGYNGTKLGQVCGTPQATAAAEQAVITKYSLRAIDLDLEEPEYENAAAINNELGAAQILQANNPGLMITVTLPGTTSGTGYFGQQLLNTARSLGYRPSSYSIMPFDGGFNGASSQISALQSFHTILMNTFGWDSATAYAYEGISSMNGRTDSGEYFYQSDFQTVLSFVKSNHLARFTFWSVNRDRQCTPPDNNGNLSATCSSVPQNDWDFTRIVTQFAQTTAATPTAAPSSTPPPTATTVPTLTPSPTPTSPASSNCTGIAPWSPTTAYTGGSKVTYNGYLWQAKWWTYNDVPGGPAGVWVQLGRC from the coding sequence ATGACATCTCTAAGAGCTTTCCGCAAAAGCAGACCACCAACACCAACACGGCGAGCCTGGCTGCTCGTCGCTGCCGCCTTTCTGGTGGCCTGCCTGGCCGCGGCAGCCTTCAGCTTCCAGCATCAGCAGAGGCCAGCCCAAGCTGCCACATCGCCAGGGCCAGCCTGGTATAACGCAGCCCCTTACGTCATGCCCCTCGCGAATAACCCGCCATCTCTGAGCACGGTGATGGCCGCGACCGGTGCCCGCGTCTTCACACTGGCTTTCATTGTCGCAGACAATGGCTGTACTCCCGCCTGGGAGGCCGATAGCGGTCTGATCGATGTCGCCGCCGATAGCCAGGCCGGCCCGATGATCAACGCCGTGCGAGCAGCCGGCGGCGATGTCGTCGTCTCTTTTGGTGGCTATAATGGCACGAAGCTAGGCCAGGTCTGTGGCACTCCCCAGGCTACCGCCGCCGCGGAGCAGGCAGTCATTACCAAGTATAGTCTACGCGCCATCGACCTGGACCTGGAGGAGCCTGAGTACGAGAATGCCGCTGCCATTAATAACGAGCTGGGGGCCGCCCAGATTTTGCAGGCCAACAACCCTGGCCTCATGATCACCGTTACCTTGCCAGGCACTACCTCGGGTACCGGCTACTTTGGGCAGCAGCTCCTTAACACCGCACGGAGCCTCGGCTACAGGCCCAGCAGCTACTCCATCATGCCCTTTGATGGCGGCTTCAACGGCGCCAGCAGCCAAATCAGCGCCCTGCAGAGTTTTCACACCATTCTCATGAACACCTTTGGCTGGGATAGCGCAACCGCCTATGCCTATGAGGGGATCTCCTCGATGAATGGGCGCACCGATAGCGGGGAATACTTCTATCAGTCCGATTTCCAGACTGTACTTAGCTTCGTCAAAAGCAATCACCTGGCGCGCTTTACTTTCTGGTCGGTGAACCGCGATCGACAGTGTACCCCGCCAGATAACAACGGGAACCTCTCGGCCACCTGCAGTAGCGTGCCGCAGAACGACTGGGATTTTACCCGCATCGTCACGCAATTCGCCCAGACGACTGCGGCGACCCCTACAGCAGCCCCTTCGTCAACACCACCCCCCACCGCCACCACTGTCCCGACGCTCACTCCCTCACCAACGCCCACTTCACCAGCCAGCAGCAACTGCACCGGTATTGCTCCCTGGAGTCCTACCACGGCTTATACTGGAGGCAGCAAAGTTACCTATAACGGCTATCTCTGGCAGGCGAAATGGTGGACATATAACGACGTGCCGGGCGGGCCGGCAGGTGTCTGGGTCCAGCTGGGTCGCTGCTAG
- a CDS encoding PIG-L deacetylase family protein, whose protein sequence is MLVSAMDDVGPEYQHVYLSPHFDDAVYSCGGTIALQTLQREGSLIVTVFAGLPGPDLKLSSVARRIQRTMSSQHEAFSLVELRRREDQQACSSLRADCLWLDYLDAIYRGSPALYRWKRAIGGRMRQVDAWIVEDLLHLCLALHRRLPSLHWYAPLGIGGHVDHRVVSAAAFRLLVYGANVVFYEDFPYVLHRSALKKRLREVGISMQPQLVEISDTLALRQQAASLYASQVRINFGSAATLYRSIECYSGQISSKQGTHVERFWRAALQADYHQLYQ, encoded by the coding sequence TTGCTTGTCTCTGCTATGGACGACGTTGGTCCTGAATATCAGCATGTCTATCTCTCGCCACACTTTGATGATGCTGTCTATTCTTGTGGTGGAACCATTGCCTTACAAACACTCCAAAGGGAAGGTTCGCTGATTGTAACTGTATTCGCTGGCCTTCCTGGTCCTGATTTAAAGCTAAGCTCCGTTGCTCGACGCATCCAGCGCACGATGAGCAGTCAACACGAAGCATTTAGCCTGGTAGAGCTTCGCCGCCGGGAAGACCAGCAAGCCTGCTCCTCGCTGCGGGCTGATTGCCTCTGGTTAGATTATCTCGACGCCATCTATCGTGGTTCGCCGGCCCTCTATCGCTGGAAGCGGGCTATCGGCGGGCGTATGCGTCAGGTCGATGCCTGGATTGTTGAGGACCTACTTCACCTTTGTCTGGCTCTCCATCGTCGCCTCCCCTCGCTCCACTGGTATGCGCCCTTGGGTATCGGGGGCCATGTGGATCACCGCGTGGTTTCCGCTGCTGCCTTCCGGCTTCTGGTATATGGGGCCAATGTAGTCTTCTACGAAGATTTCCCCTATGTCCTGCATCGCTCTGCGCTCAAAAAGCGCCTGCGGGAGGTGGGGATCAGCATGCAGCCTCAGCTGGTGGAGATCTCGGATACACTGGCTTTGCGTCAACAGGCTGCCAGCCTCTATGCATCGCAGGTGCGCATAAACTTTGGCTCTGCCGCAACACTCTATCGAAGCATCGAATGTTATAGTGGTCAGATTAGCTCGAAGCAGGGAACGCATGTGGAACGCTTCTGGCGTGCGGCCTTGCAGGCTGATTACCACCAGCTCTATCAATAA
- a CDS encoding acyltransferase yields MRDAVRELIKYLTNRWINYIPSYTLRYAWYRTILGWEIGPQVTILSGVRVQMAGLRGRGRRVVIGKGSVINYDCLLYVTGGLVIGENVSLSPGVWLITGSHDINDPEHKDIYKPIVIGNYAFLGARATVLAGVTIGEGAVVMAGAVVTHDVPPYAIVGGVPARVVGERQLRNPSYSLAHFHPLFG; encoded by the coding sequence ATGAGAGATGCCGTCCGTGAGTTGATCAAATATCTCACCAACCGATGGATCAACTATATTCCTTCTTATACCCTGCGCTATGCCTGGTATCGCACGATTCTGGGATGGGAGATTGGTCCCCAGGTGACGATCCTCTCTGGCGTCCGTGTTCAGATGGCGGGTCTGCGTGGTCGAGGGCGTCGCGTTGTTATTGGCAAAGGCTCTGTTATTAACTATGACTGTTTGCTATATGTAACGGGGGGGCTGGTGATCGGCGAAAATGTCAGTCTCTCACCGGGGGTCTGGCTGATCACGGGTTCGCATGATATCAACGATCCAGAGCACAAGGATATCTACAAGCCAATTGTGATTGGTAACTACGCCTTCTTGGGGGCGCGGGCGACAGTTCTGGCGGGCGTGACCATCGGCGAAGGGGCTGTTGTGATGGCTGGGGCGGTCGTGACCCACGATGTTCCTCCCTACGCTATTGTGGGTGGTGTGCCTGCGCGCGTGGTTGGAGAGCGCCAGCTGCGCAATCCCTCCTATTCTCTAGCACATTTTCATCCTCTGTTTGGGTAG
- a CDS encoding Wzz/FepE/Etk N-terminal domain-containing protein, with product MGRVLEAIFRRPLQLILLLVIFPALAIAVVLILPPSYETTASLWALRRYEVIGATGPETNLQATPAETQATALSELLQSRTFALKVASQTQLASTLDTRTRSDPLLRDDALFTEISKHVLVRAVGYNLFTITYENKSAQIAQQVVNSVIENYSQQSQQFSIAEAQYLLQNYQGQLVKAQQDAANAAAAEARYLTNHPDLAHQVLTSGPDYAATLDPAYGLLHSQTKQAQATVENLQSLIASLNQEISSQGTGTNSLFKVIDSPSVGTQQVSRMKSLLIGGAIGLVAALVSCSALVIIQVRRNRAVYTPLDLQKITTLPVLAQLPRLGKEGIAALLPSAASGELLPGRDGIPN from the coding sequence GTGGGGCGTGTACTTGAAGCCATCTTCCGCCGGCCCCTGCAGCTCATCTTGCTGCTCGTAATCTTTCCGGCCCTGGCAATCGCCGTTGTGCTGATTCTTCCTCCATCGTACGAAACCACGGCCTCGTTGTGGGCCCTGCGACGCTATGAGGTCATCGGAGCCACCGGGCCGGAGACCAATCTCCAGGCAACACCAGCAGAGACCCAAGCTACGGCTCTGAGCGAGCTGCTGCAAAGCCGCACCTTCGCTTTAAAGGTGGCTTCTCAAACACAGCTCGCCTCGACACTCGACACGCGCACGCGCTCCGATCCGCTCCTGCGTGACGATGCTCTCTTTACGGAAATCTCTAAGCATGTGCTCGTGCGCGCAGTGGGCTATAACCTATTCACTATTACCTATGAGAATAAGAGCGCGCAAATTGCCCAACAGGTAGTAAACTCTGTCATCGAGAACTACAGTCAACAAAGCCAGCAGTTCAGTATTGCAGAAGCACAGTATCTGCTCCAAAATTATCAGGGCCAGCTCGTGAAGGCCCAGCAGGACGCCGCCAACGCCGCGGCTGCCGAGGCCCGCTATCTTACCAATCACCCTGATCTGGCTCATCAGGTGCTGACTTCTGGCCCCGATTACGCCGCTACGCTGGACCCCGCCTACGGCCTGCTCCATAGTCAGACCAAGCAGGCCCAGGCTACGGTGGAAAACTTGCAGTCGCTTATCGCCAGCCTGAATCAGGAGATTAGTTCTCAGGGCACTGGCACCAACAGCCTTTTTAAGGTCATCGATTCCCCAAGCGTGGGCACACAGCAGGTCTCACGCATGAAGTCGCTCCTGATCGGTGGCGCGATTGGTCTGGTGGCTGCACTCGTCAGCTGCTCTGCCTTGGTGATCATTCAGGTTCGCCGCAACCGCGCGGTCTATACGCCTCTCGATCTGCAGAAGATCACAACGCTCCCGGTGCTGGCTCAGCTTCCGCGCCTGGGGAAGGAGGGTATTGCGGCCTTGCTCCCTTCAGCCGCTTCTGGCGAGCTGCTACCCGGCAGGGATGGTATTCCTAACTAG
- a CDS encoding O-antigen ligase family protein gives MLGLTVLPLLMLAGSSLGFSILVALLSACTAGLLIIRWPVTGLFLCLACVLLIEQNPLQFHIGTDQLNIFYWPPNMAGMIERPIGFLMLFTLFMSICHRLAKRRPGLEGGPLFWPFMAFLLCVAIGVLHGLATGGDLKITVLEVRPLWYLFLSYLLAYNLISQVRHVRLFLWFAILGAAVKGLQGCYIYLFVLHGDLTNQNEIMSHEESFFFVSILLLIILFCLLYRYRPQLYAALAVLPVVLIALIANKRRADYIALIVGVLVAWAFVFYLKPQLRKPLLAGLLLCAALGIGYVLAFAHGTGSLAEPARAIVSVIDPSASDTRDQASNAYRNAENYDLKYTVEQNPLLGLGFGKQFLQPEPLPVLASDDPEFGGNPYLYVPHNTIYWIWMRLGPAGYVALWFLLGSLIVRGGLIARQLHDPYLRLIAVYVIAITFMEVMVAYADYQLFFYRNVIYLGLLAGLLMRLPALEQRRSEQETSQKSSSTTPQVQPVLSEVGL, from the coding sequence ATGTTGGGCTTGACCGTCCTTCCTCTGCTGATGCTGGCCGGCTCCTCCCTCGGCTTCAGCATCCTCGTGGCCTTGCTCTCCGCCTGCACCGCCGGCTTGCTGATTATACGCTGGCCTGTCACTGGCCTCTTCCTCTGCCTGGCTTGCGTTCTGCTCATCGAGCAGAATCCTTTGCAGTTCCATATCGGCACCGATCAGCTGAATATCTTTTACTGGCCACCTAACATGGCCGGGATGATCGAACGCCCCATCGGTTTTTTGATGCTGTTTACCCTCTTTATGAGCATCTGCCACCGCCTGGCGAAGCGCCGTCCAGGCCTGGAGGGTGGCCCTCTCTTCTGGCCTTTCATGGCGTTTCTCCTCTGTGTGGCAATCGGCGTTCTTCACGGCCTGGCAACCGGCGGCGATCTGAAAATCACTGTTCTGGAGGTGCGACCGCTCTGGTATCTATTCCTTTCTTACTTACTGGCCTACAACTTGATTTCCCAGGTGCGCCACGTCCGCCTCTTCCTGTGGTTTGCTATCCTGGGAGCCGCCGTTAAGGGCCTGCAAGGTTGCTATATCTATCTCTTCGTGCTGCACGGCGATCTGACGAATCAGAACGAGATTATGTCACACGAGGAGTCTTTTTTCTTCGTCTCAATTTTACTACTCATCATCCTCTTCTGTTTGCTGTATCGCTACCGTCCACAGTTGTATGCAGCTTTGGCCGTGCTCCCGGTAGTGCTGATTGCGCTGATCGCTAATAAGCGACGCGCTGACTATATCGCCTTGATCGTGGGTGTGCTTGTAGCCTGGGCCTTTGTGTTCTACTTGAAGCCGCAGCTGCGCAAGCCTCTGCTAGCAGGACTGCTGCTCTGCGCTGCCCTGGGCATTGGCTACGTCCTCGCTTTCGCTCATGGAACGGGCAGCCTTGCGGAGCCTGCCCGAGCGATTGTCTCGGTCATTGACCCTTCGGCTTCAGATACTCGCGATCAGGCATCAAACGCTTATCGCAACGCCGAAAATTATGATCTGAAGTATACGGTAGAGCAGAATCCTCTGTTAGGGCTGGGATTTGGGAAGCAGTTTTTGCAACCCGAGCCACTGCCAGTCCTGGCTAGCGATGATCCCGAGTTCGGCGGCAATCCTTATTTGTATGTGCCACACAATACAATCTATTGGATCTGGATGCGCCTCGGACCCGCTGGCTATGTGGCTCTCTGGTTCTTGCTGGGTTCGCTGATTGTGCGCGGCGGTCTGATCGCTCGCCAGCTCCACGATCCCTATCTGCGTCTGATTGCCGTCTATGTGATAGCAATCACCTTCATGGAAGTCATGGTGGCCTACGCGGACTACCAGCTTTTCTTCTATCGCAATGTGATCTATCTGGGTTTGCTGGCTGGTTTGTTGATGCGCTTGCCAGCCCTGGAACAAAGGCGCTCCGAGCAGGAGACGTCTCAGAAGAGTAGCTCCACCACACCACAGGTCCAACCGGTTTTGAGCGAGGTCGGCCTATGA